The proteins below come from a single Methanothrix thermoacetophila PT genomic window:
- the radA gene encoding DNA repair and recombination protein RadA, translating to MKLLEDLPGVGPATAEKLREAGFTTIEAVAVASPGELVAAAEVGEATAAKIIAAAREAADIGGFETGDQVLERRKLVGKITTGSRNFDELLGGGMETQAIVELYGEFGSGKTQVAHQLAVNVQLPPELGGLNGSAIIIDTENTFRPERISQMVMGLRAIDDREWRPEDFLKNIHVARAYNSNHQILLAESAMELAESLRETEHPVRLLIVDSVTAHFRAEYVGRGTLADRQQKLNKHLHDLMRFADLNNALILVTNQVMAKPDTFFGDPTKPVGGHVLGHTATFRVYLRKSKGDKRIARLVDSPSMPDGEAVFSVTMEGLRD from the coding sequence ATGAAGCTATTGGAGGATTTGCCCGGTGTTGGGCCTGCCACCGCGGAGAAGCTGAGGGAGGCGGGTTTCACAACAATTGAGGCAGTAGCAGTCGCCTCCCCCGGGGAGCTCGTGGCAGCGGCCGAGGTTGGCGAGGCCACCGCTGCGAAGATAATCGCTGCAGCGAGGGAGGCCGCAGATATCGGAGGGTTCGAGACCGGAGACCAAGTTCTCGAGCGCAGGAAGCTCGTCGGCAAGATAACCACAGGCAGCAGGAACTTCGACGAGCTGCTCGGCGGCGGCATGGAGACGCAGGCGATAGTGGAGCTCTACGGCGAGTTCGGCTCCGGCAAGACACAGGTGGCACATCAGCTTGCGGTGAACGTACAGCTTCCGCCGGAGCTCGGCGGCCTGAACGGTTCGGCGATCATCATAGACACAGAGAACACATTCAGGCCCGAGAGGATATCGCAGATGGTCATGGGGCTCAGGGCGATAGATGACCGGGAGTGGCGGCCTGAGGATTTTCTGAAGAACATACATGTCGCCAGGGCCTACAACTCGAACCACCAGATCCTGCTGGCTGAGAGCGCCATGGAGCTTGCAGAAAGCCTCAGGGAGACCGAACACCCTGTGAGGCTCCTGATAGTCGATTCTGTGACTGCGCATTTCAGGGCCGAGTACGTCGGCCGCGGAACCCTGGCCGACAGGCAGCAGAAGCTCAACAAGCATCTCCACGATCTCATGAGATTCGCGGATCTGAACAACGCGCTGATACTCGTCACGAACCAGGTGATGGCGAAGCCCGACACCTTCTTTGGAGACCCTACAAAGCCTGTTGGAGGGCACGTCCTAGGCCACACTGCGACGTTCAGGGTGTATCTGAGAAAGTCGAAGGGCGACAAGCGGATAGCCAGGCTCGTAGACTCCCCAAGCATGCCAGACGGCGAGGCGGTCTTCTCCGTGACGATGGAGGGTCTCAGGGATTGA
- a CDS encoding YkgJ family cysteine cluster protein: MKLPPVKARSGFDIKWLCHRFFANICLEEKRRGEHLSFLKDHWSEREEEQRKIDLGERTSFDIALPIPARDRGFAETCEGVELFWELFKCRRCGRCCYTPGAGLVLERGDIKRISEFLGSKKRLRSMCRKGEDGTWILKQPCPFYDSSEGCRIYEVRPLTCRLYPLHPPLKDMPFNLAVDSFCPAARDVAKKTLGWWAICEKHWAEIVKSSQE; the protein is encoded by the coding sequence ATGAAGCTCCCTCCGGTGAAGGCGCGCAGCGGATTTGATATCAAATGGCTCTGCCACAGATTCTTTGCTAATATATGCCTTGAAGAAAAGCGACGTGGCGAGCATCTCTCTTTTCTCAAAGATCACTGGTCCGAGAGGGAAGAAGAGCAGAGGAAGATCGATCTCGGGGAGAGAACCTCATTCGATATAGCCCTGCCCATACCTGCCCGAGACAGGGGTTTCGCTGAGACGTGTGAGGGCGTGGAGCTTTTCTGGGAGCTCTTCAAGTGCAGGAGATGCGGGCGATGCTGCTACACCCCAGGCGCGGGCCTGGTGCTGGAGAGGGGTGATATCAAGAGGATATCGGAGTTTCTGGGATCGAAGAAGCGTCTCAGATCGATGTGCAGGAAGGGCGAGGACGGGACATGGATACTGAAGCAGCCCTGTCCCTTCTACGACAGCAGTGAGGGCTGCAGAATTTACGAAGTCAGGCCGCTGACCTGCAGGCTCTATCCCCTCCATCCACCTCTGAAGGACATGCCGTTCAACCTCGCAGTTGACTCATTCTGCCCTGCGGCCAGGGATGTGGCGAAGAAGACACTTGGCTGGTGGGCGATCTGCGAGAAACACTGGGCCGAGATAGTAAAATCATCTCAGGAATGA
- a CDS encoding phosphoglycolate phosphatase, translated as MIEAVAVDIDGTLTDASRVLSPVSVSVIRELEVPVILVTGNTHCFTRAAAVLFGVRHFVAENGGVISSDDRIEVVGDRKLCDEAYKHLKEKFNIKKFDSRYRLTDLVLIRGFDVDAASRYLESLNLPVDLVDTGFAIHIKNRGITKGTGLRRISERLGIPTKRIAAIGDSPSDIPMMEISGFPAAVGNAHPSVKSAARYVADRAFGEGFAEIIDHMRAAGMI; from the coding sequence TTGATTGAGGCTGTGGCCGTCGACATCGACGGTACGCTCACAGACGCGAGCAGAGTTCTCAGCCCTGTCTCCGTGAGCGTGATCAGGGAGCTCGAGGTGCCTGTGATCCTCGTGACAGGCAACACCCACTGCTTCACGAGAGCCGCGGCGGTGCTCTTCGGAGTGAGACACTTCGTCGCAGAGAACGGCGGGGTCATCTCATCGGATGACAGAATAGAGGTCGTCGGCGACAGAAAATTGTGCGATGAGGCGTATAAGCATCTCAAGGAGAAGTTCAACATCAAAAAGTTCGATTCCAGATACCGCCTCACAGATCTCGTGCTGATCCGTGGGTTTGATGTAGATGCGGCCTCCAGGTATCTCGAATCCCTTAACCTCCCTGTGGATCTTGTTGATACTGGTTTTGCCATTCACATAAAGAACAGGGGTATAACAAAGGGCACGGGTCTCCGGAGGATCTCCGAGAGGCTGGGGATTCCAACGAAACGCATTGCGGCCATCGGCGACAGCCCAAGCGACATACCGATGATGGAGATCTCTGGATTTCCGGCGGCTGTTGGGAATGCACACCCTTCAGTCAAATCTGCGGCCAGGTATGTTGCAGATCGAGCATTTGGAGAGGGGTTTGCTGAGATAATCGACCACATGCGCGCTGCCGGCATGATCTGA
- a CDS encoding LIM domain-containing protein: MRCQMCGRDLEEDDVYIHDGETLCEDCYIEASHRIRVCDPWGEYSARTFRKMHGLKGDEGLTEIQKRLYNLVCSRKVTREDLQAELGLSPQELENEIAILRHCQLVKGRREGDKVYIVPWEYTGGDEAPSGEGAQRI, translated from the coding sequence ATGAGATGCCAAATGTGCGGTCGGGATCTTGAGGAGGACGATGTGTACATCCATGACGGAGAGACGCTCTGCGAGGACTGCTATATCGAGGCGAGCCACAGGATACGTGTGTGCGATCCATGGGGCGAGTACTCGGCAAGGACGTTCAGGAAGATGCATGGCCTCAAGGGCGATGAGGGTCTCACGGAGATCCAGAAGAGGCTGTACAATCTGGTGTGCTCAAGAAAGGTCACGCGTGAGGATCTCCAGGCGGAGCTGGGGCTGTCGCCACAGGAGCTGGAGAATGAGATCGCGATCCTGCGGCACTGCCAGCTCGTGAAGGGGAGGCGCGAGGGAGACAAGGTATACATAGTGCCCTGGGAATATACAGGTGGCGATGAAGCTCCCTCCGGTGAAGGCGCGCAGCGGATTTGA